ACAAATGACAGCAGAGTCACAAACTCAATCTCTCCTTTCTAGATGCTGGACCCTCTGTCAATGAGCAGTCCAGAGAACTCTGCATCGGGGAGTTGTCCCTCGCTGGACAGCCCACTGGACAGGTGAGTCGTGAACATCCAGCTAAGAACCACATAGCCAGCATGCATTGTGGTAACCTTCAACATTTCACCTTCTGAATCGAAcagttaaaaaaaacaaaaaaacatgtgttCCTCCTGTATTTCCTTGCAGTGATAACTATCCTAAGTCACGTATGCCCCGGGCACAGAGCTACCCAGACAACCACCAAGTTTACCCAGAGTATGATATCCCAGTGTTTGAGAAGTCGGGGAAAGGGGGCACTTACCCACGGCGATACCACATTTCCTTTGGCCTTCAGGACTACAGTGATGGTAAAGGAACGAACAAAAACACACCCTCTCTAAAACAAAAGTCAGTCAATTCAACCTTAAATCCGGGTGTCTGATTCTTTATTTTTAGAGTATCACAGAAAACTATTGTTTACCGTCAATCTCCCTCTCCCATCCTCCCCTGCAGGGCGTAAGACGTTCCCTCGAGCGCGGCGGACCCAGGTCCACGGTTTCCATTCCCCGGTCAGTTTCAGCCCCACAGAGCAGTCTCCCAGCaccagcagtggcagcagcatatTCACCCCAGACCTGGAGGAGCCCGGGGGTCGCAGACGCAGGGGCAGCGACATCGAGCCCAACCCCACCCTCTCCGTTATGGACATCAGCCCACCCAGCCGCTGTGAGTAGAGCTGGATGGAGGGAGACAATAGGGAGGGgtgggagggaaaggagagattGAGAATGGAGAGAAGAATACTGATGTGGGGGTGGAAGGATGGCAGAATGTTCAGGTGGAAGGGTAGCCGTGTAGCTGCTAAGCACTTTTGCAACCAGCGTATATCTTATAAATGCACACAAATGACCTGATTTGATTTCCCCCATGTCTGTCCAGCTCCACGTGCCCCTACTAACTGGCGGCTAGGTAAGCTGCTGGGTCAGGGTGCGTTTGGCCGGGTCTTCCTGTGCTACGATGCAGACACTGGCAGAGAGCTGGCTGTTAAACAGGTCCAGTTTGACCCAGAGAGTCCCGAGACCAGCAAGGTGAGTGGAACAGAGATTGTGTGTGGTCGAGAGTTGTGTACTCTGTGTACTCAATATATCTTGTCTATCTGCAGGAGGTAAGTGCCCTGGAGTGTGAGATCCAGTTACTGAAGAACTTGTGCCATGAACGGATCGTCCAGTACTACGGCTGTCTCCGAGACTCCAACGAGAGAACTCTGTCCATCTTTATGGAGTACATGCCCGGGGTAAGTGTGTGTATACGTTTGAATAACTGAACTTAGACCAACTCAAACCTGTCTCCGTCCACCAGTGTGGCGACGTAGGCTGTGTTCCAGGTTGTATTTGTTTCAGTGAAGTTTCACTGCTGATCGGCACGACGCTGCTGCAGTAAAGATGACCTGGAATGGACCCGCGGGTTGCTTGAACTCTCATATGGTCACCCTCTGTCCCCAGGGCTCCATCAAAGACCAGCTGAAGTCGTACGGGGCCTTGACGGAAAACGTGACGCGTCGATACACCCGTCAGATCCTGGAGGGAGTGTCCTACCTACACAGCAACATGATCGTCCACAGAGACATCAAAGgtacagaaggagagagggataaatgGATTGAATATTGGAATACAATGTTGCTGGATTCTGATAGGAAGGACCATTATCATGACTCATAGAGTTCTCATGTTCTGGTTCATGTCGTGCTTATGACAGAATGTTGATGGATATTGAGGGGAACGTTGCTGTAACTCAAGCAGTGATTTCTGGGTAATGTAGTTTCTTATGAGAGAATGTACCTAAACCACCTCCTTACCTCTTCCtgtccctccctctttttcctccatctttctctccaggGGCCAACATTCTGCGGGACTCTGTGGGAAACGTGAAGCTGGGGGACTTTGGGGCGAGCAGGCGGCTACAGACCATCTGTCTGTCAGGAACAGGGATCAAGTCAGTGACTGGTACTCCCTACTGGATGAGCCCAGAGGTGATCAGTGGAGAGGGCTATGGCAGGAAGGCTGATATCTGGTAAGACTGATTATTACTGAGGCAGACTTATCAGCAAAATAGTTTCTACCTCCTTGTCTCCTTCTCTTTCAAACCACTGGCTGAGACTTAAAGCCCACATGCAGTCTTTGTAATTTTTTTATCACTGTATGCCTAATAAATAACtgtttatttaatgaaaataaattgtatttttttatcatttatttccctgagcctcctttCGCCCTTGCTCTGTCTGATCGTGTGGGTGTTAAGGAACACACATTTGAAGATATTTATATAGACAGCCCTGATTGGCTAATAGGAGGGTCTAGAGCCCACCCCCTTACCCAGATGAACTGTCATTGGTCTATTATAATCAGATCCCATTGTCATAATGTGGGCCAAAAGttccatcccacctgaacaggctgaaattccaggcatttttttcaaacagctcttacaccaaAAGCTCATCACAATTTGTACAATTTCAGACTGTTATTttgacctcatagtgtggaaatatcatAACAGAACTGCACCGTTAAGAGGTTTCTACCATATGATTTCCAATGAAGTCTCTTTAAATTAGTGGTCAGAAAGGAGAGGGGATCTGGATAGGAGGCTATGGTGGACGAGTGTAACAGCCACTGAGAAAAAGTGTCTCCCTTTTTTTGTAATGTAACTCTTGGTGAGATGAGAACCACTAACGATCTTGATGTGTTGAGTGGGATGCtgtggaggctggtgagagggGCTATAGGAGGACGAGCTCGTTTTAATGTcaggaatggaatgaatggaacggagtttccatatgtttgatgtgtttggtaccattccattgattccattccagccgttacaatgggaccgtcctcctatagctcctcccaccagccgccACTGGTGGGATGTCATGTCAactgttgttgatgatgatgttggCTAATGTCA
The window above is part of the Salvelinus namaycush isolate Seneca chromosome 7, SaNama_1.0, whole genome shotgun sequence genome. Proteins encoded here:
- the LOC120051283 gene encoding mitogen-activated protein kinase kinase kinase 2-like; this encodes MGESSILDSWVNQRVKMNEQEALNSIMQDLAELHRSSRPAMTLSDLGKPKASSPKIQNDVRVKFEFKGEKRILQFFRPVRLDDLGNKAKVAFGQAMDLHYTNNELVIPLTTQDDLDKAVELLDRSVHMKSLKILLVLQASSQTSTSSMDLLPPHEDLDNTRFRATDNKSMLALIGSHSGDRSSPPPGYIPDALQQVARNGSFTSINSEGEFIPESMDQMLDPLSMSSPENSASGSCPSLDSPLDSDNYPKSRMPRAQSYPDNHQVYPEYDIPVFEKSGKGGTYPRRYHISFGLQDYSDGRKTFPRARRTQVHGFHSPVSFSPTEQSPSTSSGSSIFTPDLEEPGGRRRRGSDIEPNPTLSVMDISPPSRSPRAPTNWRLGKLLGQGAFGRVFLCYDADTGRELAVKQVQFDPESPETSKEVSALECEIQLLKNLCHERIVQYYGCLRDSNERTLSIFMEYMPGGSIKDQLKSYGALTENVTRRYTRQILEGVSYLHSNMIVHRDIKGANILRDSVGNVKLGDFGASRRLQTICLSGTGIKSVTGTPYWMSPEVISGEGYGRKADIWSVGCTVVEMLTQRPPWAEFEAMAAIFKIATQPTNPSLPVHVSDHGRDFLKRIFVETKLRPSADDLLRHFFVH